Part of the Haloarcula laminariae genome is shown below.
CCGTGAGGTCGATGGCCTCGAAGTTGTTGGTCCCGTAGTTGACGCCCGGAATCGTCCCGCTCCGGACGAACGTGTGCCAGAGTCGGTCGGGCTGTGTGAGCGCCGCGAGCCCGCCAACGACAGCCCTTCCGGCGAACGCCGAGACCGTGTCGGTGCCGTCGCGGATGGTGTCGAGCAGCGACGGGGGTGTCGAACCGTCACCGCCGATACCGGTCGCCGTGGCCCCGGGCGTTGCGGTGGCCCCGCCCTCGGCAGTGGTGCTGTTCGGCATGGGGGTCCCGTTCCCGGACGGTGTCTCACCCGCCGCCGGCGCGAACTCCGCGTCGGGACCGACGCTGGGGAGCAACCGCGGCGGCTGGGCCGGGTTCCCGCTGATGGCGTAGTTCGTCGCCAGCATCGGCGTCGACGCGACCAGAAGGACGAGACCAAGGACGGCCAGCGTCCGAGCGCTCCGGTCCCGCGCCGTCAGCAGGTCGACGGCCCCGAGGACCCCCACGACGAACAGCGCCTCGAACGCGTGTATCCAGGTGATGTAGCCGGCCAGCGCGTAGGCGCCGGCACGTGCCCTGAGGGCCGCGTCCCCTTCGCGGGCTCGACTCACCGCGAAGGCATACACCACGCCGACCACCAGCGCGACCACGAGCGTGTGACGCTTGGGCAGTGTCGCCCAGAACCCGACCGGCGTCGCCACGCCCAGCGTGGCCCCGGCGGCCAGCCCCGCCCGGCGCCCGTGGAAACGGGCAACGAGGCGATACAGCACCAGCCCGGCCGTCGCCGCCGCCAGTACCGTCGAGAGCTGGAGCGCCACGAGGGCGAGCCGGTCGGTCGGGAGGTCGGTCGCCGTCAGCACGCTGGCGACGAACAACGCCATGACGAGGAGCGAGCCCGCGGCGCGGGTCCGGCCCCGGTCGAACCGGTCGAACTCGGCTACCTGTGTCACGAGAACCAGCCCGAGACCGGCCCAGAGGCCGGCGAGTAACAGCCGCGGCGCCACGACTGCCGCCCCGGCTTCCAGCGCCCAGACCAGCGGCACCGCCAGCGCGAGCATCCCGTAGTTCCGGCCGTAGGCCCGCCCCTGGTACTCGTACAGTCCCGGCTGGGAGCCAAACGTCAGCGAGTAGCGCAGCTCGGTCACGTGGAGCTGCCCGTCCGCGAGCGCGACGAGCGTGTTGGCCATCGCGTAGGTGTCCTGGATGAAGAAGCCGACCCGCCAGGTCAGCCCGAACCAGCAGACCAGCCCGAGCCACAGCACCAGTCCGCGCCGGTCGCCGAAGCACCACCGACCGGCGGCGACCAGCCGGTCCCGGGGAGCGCCGTTCACCGTCTGGCCCCCACGGTCATCGTCGTTCGGGCCACTGTCCGGTCGGTCGTGAAGCTCTGGATGCGGACCGAGAGCACGGCGTCGTAAGTACCGTCGGCCCGACCCGGCGGTATCGCCCGGTCGTCGGGCGCGATTCGGTACGTGCCCGGCCCGGTGACAACCTCCCGTTCGACAAGCTGGAGGTCCAGTCCCGGGACCGAGACGATATAGAGCAGTTGCGGCCGGCCGGTCACGCCGTCGACATCGACCGCGGCCGTCGGTACGCGGAGGTAGGTGACGTTAGTCCCGAATCGGCCGGGCGTCAACGTGAGCCCAGCGCGGTCGACGCCGACCTCGGTCACGGTCGCGTTCCCGTCGCCGAACGTCGACGGCGAGGCGGTGGTCACGTCGAGCCCGGTCAGCGGCCCGGTGCCCACGAGGACGAAGGCGACGAAGAGGCCGACGACGGTCACCCAGCGGTCCATCGGGTTACCAACGGCTGCCCCGTGGCTTAAACCCCTCGCCGTTACAGCTTCGCCCCGTCGCGGTCCTCGACGGCCTCGATGAGGTCCGCGATGGAGTCGTCGGGGCTGAGTCCGGCCGAGCGAGCCAGCGTCTTGACGCTGCCGGGCGGGTACTTCACCGGGACGTTCGACTCGGAGAGCAAGATACCGAGCACGTCCTGGACGTCCGTCGACCCGTCCATCTGGCGGCCGTACCAGAGCATGAGCGTCTCGAAGACGGTGACGATATCGTTGGAGGTGAGCCGCTGTTGGTCGACCTCGCCGTCGAACTTCGCGGTCACGTCGAACCCGTAACGGGCGTTCGAGTCGGCCATCTGCTCGGCGAGCCACTCGTGGACGTTCGCGTCGGTGAAATCGGGGGCCTGGGGCTCGGGCTCGGGTTCCGGCTCCGGCGCGGAGGGCTGGCCGCCGTAGTCGTCATCGTCGTCGCGGACGTCCGGCGAGACCACGTACCGCCCCTCGTCTATCTGAGTGACGTGTTCGTCGTCCTCCAGCTCAAGCTCTTCGGGGGAGAGAATCTTGCCGTCCTCGGGATTCGGTTCGTCGGGCCCCCGGTCCATATCCTACTGTGTGTGAGGAAGGGGTATAATACCGTCGCTGGTCGCGGTCGAAAACAGAAGAAAAGGGGGCGCAGGCTTAGAGGCCGACTGCGGAGTCCCCGGAGAGCGTCTGGGGAACCACGAGCCGGACTTCGGTAGTGCCGCCGGACTGGGTGTTGATTCTGACCGTTGCCGTATCGCCCTCGCCGAAGCCGTCAGTGACACCGCTAGGACTGGTATCAATGACTATCTGTGCGCGGTCCGCGGGGTCGTTTAGTACGACACCATCGGTGGACAGTGAGTCTCCACCCTGATCCTGGACCTCAACCACACCGAACTGGGTGCCATCCAGAGTCAAGGCGCTCGTATCGCCAGAGTCGAATTGATCTTGGTACGTAAGATCACTTGAGCCGCTGGAGTGGACAAACTGGAGCGTCGTTGACGACAGGTCGATGTTGTTCGCACCGGGGGCCTTTTTGACCGTGATAACGGCACGGTCAACTTCGCTGTTGGCTGCATCGATATTCTCTCCGATAACGCTCACAACGTCGAGCCGGTTGGTCACTTGGTCGCTACTCTGCTGTCCGGTCTCCTCGGCACCGCTCTGGAGGAACCCGGCCGTGTTGATTAGGACGCCCGCAGCGATAGCCGCCACCAGCACCATCGCGATGAACACGATGAGCGTGCCGATACCGACCTGCCCGCGGTCGTCGTCTCGTTTGAATGTTTCGAGCATGGATATTCCAGGTCTGTCTGACCCTAGTCGAAGCTTGCTTTCACCAGTAATAATACCTCCCCTCAAAATATCTCTACTGATAATACATGTTTGAGTGGCTCTACAGCAGTGTGAGTGATTACGCTTCAGTTGACGACCAACAGACATCTGATCGCGTAGACGACGCGAACAGTAGCCACGCCGTCATTTCCATAGCTGGTACTCATCGGTAATCGACACAGAAAAGAAGGAGGCGCAGGCTTAGAGGCCGACTGCGGAGTCCCCGGAGAGCGTCTGGGGAACCACGAGCCGGACTTCGGTAGTGCCGCCGGACTGGGTATTGATTTTGACTGTTGCCGTATCGCCCTCGCCGAAGCCGTCAGTGACGCCAGTGTCGGGGCTGGTATCAATGACTATCTGTGCGCGGTCCGCGGGGTCGTTTAGTACGACACCATCGGTGGATAGTGAATCTCCGCCCTCGTCCTGGACCTCTGCCACACCGAAGTTAACGTCGTCGCCCGGATCCGCACCGCTCGCATCAGTCGCAGAGAAGTCACCGTCGTAGGTGAGATCGCTTGAGCCGCTGGAGTGGACAAACTGGAGCGTCGTTGACGACAGGTCGATGTTGTTCGCACCGGGGGCCTTTTTGACCGTGATAACGGCACGGTCAACTTCGCTGTTGGCTGCATCGATATTCTCTCCGATAACGCTCACAACGTCGAGCCGGTTGGTCACTTGGTCGCTACTCTGCTGTCCGGTCTCCTCGGCACCGCTCTGGAGGAACCCGGCCGTGTTGATCAGGACGCCCGCAGCGATAGCCGCCACCAGCACCATCGCGATGAACACGATAAGCGTGCCGATACCGACCTGCCCGCGGTCGTCGTCTCGTTTGAATGTTTCGAGCATGGATATTCCAGGTCTGTCTGACCCTAGTGGAAGCTTGCTTTCACCAGTAATAATACCTCTCCCCAAAATATACACTCTGATAACGGGCCTTAGAGCCCTACTATGGCTAATATTCAGTAGTTTGGGGTGTGTCGAACTAGCCACTACAACGGGAATCGGACTGACAGCATCGGACGCGTCAAAAGCCGGTCGGGCAGTGTAAGCCGGAGTCGTTCACTCGTAGGTCACGAGGCTGTACATCACGAACAGGAAGCCGAACGTCGTCAATCCGCTGTTGACCAGCAGGAGCGACCGCACGCCTTCGAAGTCGTTGATAAAGGCGCTGATCATCGTCGCAGCGGCACCCGCGACGGCAAGCGAGAAGCCGACGGACAGGTGTAGCATCGCCTGCCGGGAGGTTTGGACGTACGCCCGCACTGCCATCCCGACCATGGTGAGTCCAGCGACGACGAACACGAGCGTCGAGATGGCATAGAGGAGTTCTATCATCGGCACTGAGAGTAGGTATGCGAACCCCCGTATTAAATCCACGCTCGTAAATATTTCAACTGATAATCGCTCGGTAGGCCGGCGTCCGGGGCGCTATCTGTCCGAGAGCGTTCGCCAGGCCTCGTCGAGCTTGTTCGTGACTTCGGAGCGCTCCTCGACGTGGATGGACAGCCCCTCGTCGAAATCGACCCGGACCTCGTCGACGTTGCGCCGGTAGACCTTGATGCGTCGGCGGTCATCGGAGAGAATGTTGTCGTGGAGTTCGAGCAGGTCGTGTTCGGTGAGTTCGTCGATTCGCCGATAGCATGTCGCGATTGGGATCTCGAGTTCGTCGCTCAGGTCCTGTGCCGAGATGGGTTCATCGGTCGCATCGAGTATCTCAGCGCTGTATTTGTTTCCCAGCGTCTGGAGAAGATCCGCTGATGCCATCGTTATCAAATCATAAATTCAGACTTTAATAAAGCTATCGGCAATGATACTGGCCGATTCGGCCGATGAAAGAATTTGTCCCCAGGTGGTTATTTTAACGGGTACAGCCAGCCGGACCGCCATTTCGCGTCGTAATAACGCCGTTCAGAGGGGGGACTCCTCTTCGCTCATCATGGAGAACGCACTGGCGTTCTGGTGGACCTTGATACCACCCCAGTCTATCTCCATCGGGTAGATGTCCGTCTCGATGTTCTGCTTGCGCATCTTGGCGACCCAGACGTACCGGCTGACGCCGGAGTCGGTCGGCGTCTGGATGAGATAGATGTTCCCGTCGGTGAGGTAGTTCTCCAGGCCGATTTCGGTGTCGGGGAAGACCGCGCCCTGCTCGTTGGTCAGCAGCGTCGTCAGCCCGTTGGCCTTGAGGATGTCGGTGAGTTTCAGGAGGTAGGTGCGTTTCTCCTTCTCGTCGTCGAAGAAGAGCTGGAACATCGCCAGCGAGTCGAGTACGAGCCGGTCGTAGTCGTCGTCTTCGAGGTCTTCGAGCAGGATTTCCAGCGAGGAGGAGAAGTCGTTCTCACGCAGGAGGACCTGCTTGTCGTACACTTTGATATCGCCGCTGTCGACGTATTCGGGCCACTTGTCGAAGCCGATCGACTCGGCCGCCTCCCGGATGTCTGCCTCGTTTTCCTCGAAGGAGAGGTAGATGCCCTTCTCGTCGAACATGTCGACGCCGTTGTAGATGTACTGCAGACAGAGAATCGATTTCCCGGCGCCGGGGTTCCCGCTAATCAGTGTCGTGGAGTCCTTCACGATGCCGCCGTTGAGGATGTCGTCGAGGCCGTCGATGCCGGTTTTGGTTAGCTGTATCATTCTCTTTGCAGTTAGCTATCTGTTCGTCGTGCTCTGGTGTTAAAAACTCTTGTTGCCCGACACGCACGGGGGCTACTGCGAGCTGTGGACGATAGCCGGGTCGACCCAGATGACGAACTCGTCGTCGCGTTTGACGACGCCGCGAATCGAGCCCGAATCGTTGGCGGGGGACTGGTCTATCTGGTCGGGGGTCACCTGGACGACCTGATACACCTCGTCGACGACCCAGCCGGCCGCGCCCTGGTCCTGTACGATGTCCGGGTCGAAGACGATTATCCGCTGGCCCTCGCTGTCGTCGCGGATGCCGAAGACGGTCTTCGGGTCCACGATAGACGTCGTCCGGCCACGGAGGTCCATCACGCCTTCGACGTGGGCCGGGGCGTTGGGGACCTGAGTCAGCTCCCCGACGTCGACGATTTCGGTCACGTAGCCGATGCTGACACAGTACGTCTCTTCGCCGAGTTTGAATTCGAGCACCTGGCCGGTTGTGGTAGACTGGGCTGACATGGCTGCCGGATACCTGAACGTGGTCCGTTGGTGTATAAAAGGCTGTGTACTGGGCTATCAACTTTGATTACGTGGGCGGAGTCTTTATTTTGGGCCGGCGGGGAGTTCGGCGTAGCTATGCAGATGTTTCGCCCACACACGAACCCCGGCCCACAGGGACCGAACTGACGATGCCCGGTGGGACGCGTGCAGTGGTGGCCGACGACTCTCACTTCATGCGGAGTGTCATCTCGGACATCCTCGAAGAGGGGGGTATTGAGGTCGCTGCCCAGGCAAAGAACGGCCGGGAGGCCGTCGAGGCCGTCCGCACGCACGAGCCCGACGTCGTGACGATGGACGTCGAGATGCCGGAGATGAACGGCATCGAGGCCACCGAAATGATAATGGCCGAACACCCGACGCCGGTGCTCATGCTCTCGGCGCACACGGACGAGAACGCCGACGTGACCTTCGAGGCACTGGACAAGGGTGCGGTCGACTTCTTCCGGAAGCCCGGCGGTGAGGTGTCCATGGAGATGTCGCGGCTGAAAGACCAGCTCGTCGACATCGTCACCTCGGTCGCACAGGTCGACGTCGGCGAGCGGGGCGCCCGGTCGTCGCCGTCCCGAGCGGCCGGCGGGCAGAGCGGGACGGGGACCGGGAGCCGGTCGTACGTCGGCGACCCCACGCTCGTCATCGGCTCCTCGACCGGGGGACCGAAGATGGTCGAGCAGGTGATGGCCGAGCTCCCCCGGGAAGCGGACTTCCGGGTTCTCATCGTCCAGCACATGCCGGAGGGGTTCACCGGCCGCTTCTCCGAGCGCATCGACGACCGGAGCGACTACGACGTGCTGGAGGCGACCGACGGTGCCCGCCTCGGCGGGGGCGAGGCGCTCGTCGCCGCCGGCGACCGCCACATGGAGGTGAAGAACTACCGGAACGGCCGGCTCCGGGTGAAACTGACCGAGGACCGGCCGGAGAACAGCGTCCGCCCGGCCGTCGACGTGACGATGCGGACGGCCGCCGCGGTCATCGACGACCCGCTAGTGGGCGTCATCCTCACCGGGATGGGCGGCGACGGCGCCGACGGTATCGTTCGAATGAAAGACGCGGGGGCACGCACCATCGCACAGGACGAGGCGACGTCCGCGGTGTACGGCATGCCCAAGCGGGCGGTCGAAACCGGCTGTGTCGACAGCGTGCTGCCAATCGACGAGATCCCGAACGGGATTCTCGACACGATAACGACTGAGGTGACCTCATAATGGACGACCAGTATCTCGACGCATTCATCCGTGAAAGCGAGGAGGCGATAACCGAGCTGAACAACTCTCTGCTGGACCTGGAGTCAGACCCCGCCGACGAGGCGGCGATGGACTCCATCTTCCGCACCGCCCACACGCTGAAGGGGAACTTCGGCGCGATGGGCTTCGACGACGCGGCGAACCTCGCCCACGCGATGGAAGACCTGTTAGACGCCATGCGACAGGGCGAGATGGAGGTGACGCCCGACGTGATGGACCTCATCTTCGCCGGCGTCGACCGGATCGAGGTCATCGTCAACGAGATCGAGGAAGCGGGCGAGTCGACGACAAACTCCGACGAGCTGGTCGACCAGCTGCGGACCGTGCTCGAAGAGGGGGCCGACGCCGCCGGTGGCGGGGCGCCAGCGGCCGACCAATCGACGGAGAGTGCCGACGCCCCGACCGGTGACCTCGACCTCGACATCGACGCGAGCGCCGCGGACGGGCAAGTCGTCCATGCGGTCGTCGGCGTCGGTGACTCCGACATGTTCGGCGTGGACGCGATGCTGGCGCTGGAGGCGGTCGAGGACGTCTTCGACATCCTCGCCTTCGAGCCCAGCCGGGCCGACATCGAGGACGGCGAGTTCGAGGACACCTTCGAGCTCTATCTCGACGCGGGCGACGCCGCGACGGTCGACGCCGAGCTCGGCTCTATCGGCAAAATCGACTCCTTCAGTGCGACCGATGTCACGGACAGTCTGACCGCGGCGGCGCCAGACACCGACCCGGCGGCCGGAGCGGACGATGGCGCCGACGGCGTCGGTGCGGCCGACAGCGGCGGCGAGGAGGAACACAGCGTCGACGAGATAAAGTCGGTGCGGGTCGACGTCGACCAGCTCGACGACCTGCACGGGCTGGTCGAACAGCTGGTGACCAGCCGTATCAAGCTGCGCCGGGCCGTCGAGACCGAGGACCTCGACTCGGCGGGCGAGACGCTGAACGAGCTGGACAAGATAACGGCGAACCTCCAGAACACGGTGATGGACATGCGTCTCATCCCGCTGAAGAAGGTCGTCGGGAAGTTCCCGCGGCTGGTCCGTGACCTCGCCCGGGAACTCGACAAGGACATCGACTTCGAGATCGAGGGCGAGGACATCGAGCTCGACCGCACCATCCTCACGGAGATATCCGACCCGCTGATGCACATCCTCCGGAACTCGGTCGACCACGGCATCGAACCGCCGGCCGAGCGGGAGGCCGCGGGCAAGGAGCCGACGGGGAACATCACCCTCCGCGCCTCCCGGGAACGGGACCACGTCGTCATCGAGGTCGTGGACGACGGCGCGGGCCTGGACGTCGAGGGCATCAAGAACAAGGCCATCGAGAAGGGGGTCCGCTCGCCCGAGGAGCTGGACGCGATGGACGACTCGGCCATCTACGACCTCATCTTCCACCCCGGCTTCTCGACGGCCGACGAGGTGACCGACACGAGCGGGCGCGGGGTCGGGATGGACGTCGTCCACGACACCGTCACGCAGCTCGACGGGTCGGTCAACGTCGACTCGACGCCCGGCGAGGGGACGACCGTCGGCCTGCGGCTGCCGGTGACGATGGCCATCGTGAAGGTGCTGTTCGTCGAGGTCGGTGACGAGGAGTACGGGGTCCCCATCAAGAACGTCGACGAGATAACGGGCACCTCGTCGGTCAAGCAGGTCAACGGGACCGAGGTCATCAAACACAACGACGACATCTACCCGGTCATCCACCTGGACGACACCTTCGACGTGCCCGGCGAGACGACCAACGGCGACGGGATGCTGGTCCGCATCCGGGAGTCGGAACGACAGGTCGCCCTGCACTGTGACTCGGTCAACAGCCAGGAGGAGGTCGTCGTCAAACCGCTGGAGGGCATCCTCTCGGGGACCCCTGGGCTCTCCGGGACCGCGGTGCTGGGCGACGGCAACATCGTCCACATCCTCGACGTGGTGACGCTATGAGCGCCGAGAACCGCCAGTTCCAGCAGCTGCTTGGCTTCATCGAAGCGGAGATGGACTTCGAGTCGGGCTTTTATAACGACGCCTACCTCGACCGACGCATCAGCGCCCGGATGCGCCGGACCGAAACCGACAGCTACCGGGCGTACAAGCAGCTGCTGCAACGCGAGGACGAGGAGCGCGAGGCCCTGCTCGACTCCCTGTCTATCAACGTCACCGGCTTCTTCCGGAACCCCGAGGCCTGGGAGGCGCTGCGGCCCGTGTTGCGTGACCTGGCCGAGAACAACCGCAAGGTGCGGCTCTGGTCGGCCCCCAGCGCGGACGGGCGCGAACCGTACTCGGCGGCGATGCTCGCGCTGGACGACCCGGACACCGAGGCCCGCCGGGTCGATATTCTCGGGACCGACATCAACAGCGACATCCTGGAGGTGGCCCGCAAGGGGACCTACGAGACCTCCCACACGACCGACATCGCCGAGGAGCTCGCCCCGCTTTCGGACTACACGGAGTACGTCGACGAGGACGAAAACACCTTCACGGTCAAGCAGGCAGTCAAGGACATGGTCACCTTCGAGCAACACGACCTCATCCGCGGCGAGGCCAAACGGGACTTCGACCTCGTCTTCTGTCGGAACCTGCTCATCTACATCGACGCGGAGTTCAAGGTGCCCATCTTCGAGACGATACGGGGGTCGCTCAAGGAGGGCGGCTATCTCATGATCGGGATGACAGAGACACTGCCCTCCGAGTGTCGCGACGACTTCGAACCGGTCGACAAGCAGCACCGTATCTACCGTCGGGTATGAGCCTCTACCAACTCGAACGCGACGGCGATGTCCAGGAACTCATCCGCGTGTTGCGCGAAAGCGACAAGGAGCGGGTGCAGCTCCGGGCCGCCGAACTGCTCGGGAACTTTCCCGACCACGACGACCGACGGGACGTGGTCAACGCGCTCGTGGACGCCGCGGAGAGCGACAGCGACGCGGTGACCGCGGCGGCCATCGACTCGCTCGACGAACTGGGCGGCGAGGCCATCGAGCAGCTCATCGGGAGCATGGCCGGCGTCGACCTCGAAGCCGACGCCGCCGACTGGGTGAAGGCCAAGGCGTTCATGCAGGCTCTCGACGCGGAGGTGCCGGAGCTCCGAATGGCCGCCGCAAACGGGCTGGGGCGGCTGGAACAGTCCGACAGCGTCCCGAAACTCGCGGAGCGCTTCGAGGACTCTGACCCCCGCGTGCGGGCCCGGGCCGCCCGCTCGGCCGGGAAGATCGGGGACTCGCGGGCGACCAACCCGCTTGAGTCCCTGCTCACGGACCCGAAAGCCGCGGTGCGCCGGGAGGCCGCCGAGGCGCTCGGCAACATCGGGAACCGGCAGGCCCTCCAGACCCTGCTGCCGATGTACGAGGACGACAACGAGCGGGTCCGCCGCATCGCCGTCGGCGCCTTCGGCAACTTCGAGAACGACAACCCCGTCGACTACCTCGTCGAGGCGCTCTCAGACGACTCGGCGGCGGTCCGGCGGACGGCCGTCTACTCGCTCATCGAACTGCTGTCGAACGTCCCGAGCGACCGGAGCCACGACATCCGGGAGACCGTCGTCGAGAAGCTATCGAGCGAGGACGACCAGAGCGTCGTCGTCCCGCTGGTCGAGATTCTCGACGAGAGCACCCAGGCCGCCCAGCGGCGCAACACCGCCTGGCTGCTCGGCCGCGTCGCCGGCGAGGACGGCCGCCAGCGCGTCATCGATACGCTCGTCGAGGCCCTGCAGGACGACGACCAGATGCTGCGTCAGTTCGCCGCCACGAGCCTCGCCGAACTCGGCGGGGAGGATAACATGGTCGAGCGCCGGCTGTTGAAACTCGTCGAGGACGACGGCGTGGACCCCCAGGTGAAAGGGCAGGCCATCTTCACGCTCGGGAAGGTCGGCGGCGAGCGCTCCCGGAAGGAACTGGACAGGCTCATCGACGAGACCGAACACGACATCGTTCGGAAGAAGGCGTTCTCGGCCATCTCGAAGCTCGGGGGCCGGATATGAGGCGCCTGGGACCGAACCGCCGGTCGGGGCGATTAAGTCCCGTCGGGGCGTACATCCACCACTCCGGGTAGATGAGCGGGGAACACGCACTGGTCGACACCAAGGGAAAGTTCGTCCAGGTCGTCAAGGACGGGCGCAAGCGCAACGACATCGAGTGGCTACCCGGCCGTATCCTGCTGTCGAACAAGCGGCTCGTCCTCGCGACCAACGACGGGAAACGCACCATCCCGCTGTCGAAACTCACCAGCGTCACCGCCAGCCAGATGAACCAGCCCCTGGCTCAGGTCGACGGCTACGTCAAGCTCCAGGCCGGGCGGGACGCGTGGCTCGTCTCCCCGAAGGCCGACGAGTTCGAGGAGGAGCTCTACCGGACGCTGCTGGACCAGATTGTCGTCCTCGTCAAACACCCCGCGGTGAAGGGGGGCGTCGTCACGGAGGCCACCTGGGAGAAGGCCCGCTTTAAGATAGACGAGGAGCAGGAAGACACCGTCAACATCGCCATCTCCAGTGGCACCTTCGTCGAACTCGACATCGACGACGTGGGGACCGTCGAACAGAAGGAAAAGGAGATTCGCGGCAAGGAGCGGCCGCTGCTCGAAGTGGAACACACCATCGACGGGACCAGCGTCGAGACCCACATCTCCGGGTCGCCCCGGCACGTCTCGCTCATCGGCGGGCTCGTCCGGCAGGGCGAGCAGCGCAACGCCGCCGACGACGTCGACCTCTCGGACGAGGAGACGCAGGTGCTGATGGCGCTGTACTCCGGAATC
Proteins encoded:
- a CDS encoding winged helix-turn-helix domain-containing protein, with product MASADLLQTLGNKYSAEILDATDEPISAQDLSDELEIPIATCYRRIDELTEHDLLELHDNILSDDRRRIKVYRRNVDEVRVDFDEGLSIHVEERSEVTNKLDEAWRTLSDR
- a CDS encoding protein-glutamate methylesterase/protein-glutamine glutaminase — protein: MPGGTRAVVADDSHFMRSVISDILEEGGIEVAAQAKNGREAVEAVRTHEPDVVTMDVEMPEMNGIEATEMIMAEHPTPVLMLSAHTDENADVTFEALDKGAVDFFRKPGGEVSMEMSRLKDQLVDIVTSVAQVDVGERGARSSPSRAAGGQSGTGTGSRSYVGDPTLVIGSSTGGPKMVEQVMAELPREADFRVLIVQHMPEGFTGRFSERIDDRSDYDVLEATDGARLGGGEALVAAGDRHMEVKNYRNGRLRVKLTEDRPENSVRPAVDVTMRTAAAVIDDPLVGVILTGMGGDGADGIVRMKDAGARTIAQDEATSAVYGMPKRAVETGCVDSVLPIDEIPNGILDTITTEVTS
- a CDS encoding chemotaxis protein CheW yields the protein MSAQSTTTGQVLEFKLGEETYCVSIGYVTEIVDVGELTQVPNAPAHVEGVMDLRGRTTSIVDPKTVFGIRDDSEGQRIIVFDPDIVQDQGAAGWVVDEVYQVVQVTPDQIDQSPANDSGSIRGVVKRDDEFVIWVDPAIVHSSQ
- a CDS encoding CheR family methyltransferase, which translates into the protein MSAENRQFQQLLGFIEAEMDFESGFYNDAYLDRRISARMRRTETDSYRAYKQLLQREDEEREALLDSLSINVTGFFRNPEAWEALRPVLRDLAENNRKVRLWSAPSADGREPYSAAMLALDDPDTEARRVDILGTDINSDILEVARKGTYETSHTTDIAEELAPLSDYTEYVDEDENTFTVKQAVKDMVTFEQHDLIRGEAKRDFDLVFCRNLLIYIDAEFKVPIFETIRGSLKEGGYLMIGMTETLPSECRDDFEPVDKQHRIYRRV
- a CDS encoding archaellin/type IV pilin N-terminal domain-containing protein; translated protein: MLETFKRDDDRGQVGIGTLIVFIAMVLVAAIAAGVLINTAGFLQSGAEETGQQSSDQVTNRLDVVSVIGENIDAANSEVDRAVITVKKAPGANNIDLSSTTLQFVHSSGSSDLTYDGDFSATDASGADPGDDVNFGVAEVQDEGGDSLSTDGVVLNDPADRAQIVIDTSPDTGVTDGFGEGDTATVKINTQSGGTTEVRLVVPQTLSGDSAVGL
- a CDS encoding HEAT repeat domain-containing protein; this encodes MSLYQLERDGDVQELIRVLRESDKERVQLRAAELLGNFPDHDDRRDVVNALVDAAESDSDAVTAAAIDSLDELGGEAIEQLIGSMAGVDLEADAADWVKAKAFMQALDAEVPELRMAAANGLGRLEQSDSVPKLAERFEDSDPRVRARAARSAGKIGDSRATNPLESLLTDPKAAVRREAAEALGNIGNRQALQTLLPMYEDDNERVRRIAVGAFGNFENDNPVDYLVEALSDDSAAVRRTAVYSLIELLSNVPSDRSHDIRETVVEKLSSEDDQSVVVPLVEILDESTQAAQRRNTAWLLGRVAGEDGRQRVIDTLVEALQDDDQMLRQFAATSLAELGGEDNMVERRLLKLVEDDGVDPQVKGQAIFTLGKVGGERSRKELDRLIDETEHDIVRKKAFSAISKLGGRI
- the cheA gene encoding chemotaxis protein CheA, which produces MDDQYLDAFIRESEEAITELNNSLLDLESDPADEAAMDSIFRTAHTLKGNFGAMGFDDAANLAHAMEDLLDAMRQGEMEVTPDVMDLIFAGVDRIEVIVNEIEEAGESTTNSDELVDQLRTVLEEGADAAGGGAPAADQSTESADAPTGDLDLDIDASAADGQVVHAVVGVGDSDMFGVDAMLALEAVEDVFDILAFEPSRADIEDGEFEDTFELYLDAGDAATVDAELGSIGKIDSFSATDVTDSLTAAAPDTDPAAGADDGADGVGAADSGGEEEHSVDEIKSVRVDVDQLDDLHGLVEQLVTSRIKLRRAVETEDLDSAGETLNELDKITANLQNTVMDMRLIPLKKVVGKFPRLVRDLARELDKDIDFEIEGEDIELDRTILTEISDPLMHILRNSVDHGIEPPAEREAAGKEPTGNITLRASRERDHVVIEVVDDGAGLDVEGIKNKAIEKGVRSPEELDAMDDSAIYDLIFHPGFSTADEVTDTSGRGVGMDVVHDTVTQLDGSVNVDSTPGEGTTVGLRLPVTMAIVKVLFVEVGDEEYGVPIKNVDEITGTSSVKQVNGTEVIKHNDDIYPVIHLDDTFDVPGETTNGDGMLVRIRESERQVALHCDSVNSQEEVVVKPLEGILSGTPGLSGTAVLGDGNIVHILDVVTL
- a CDS encoding DUF7500 family protein → MDRGPDEPNPEDGKILSPEELELEDDEHVTQIDEGRYVVSPDVRDDDDDYGGQPSAPEPEPEPEPQAPDFTDANVHEWLAEQMADSNARYGFDVTAKFDGEVDQQRLTSNDIVTVFETLMLWYGRQMDGSTDVQDVLGILLSESNVPVKYPPGSVKTLARSAGLSPDDSIADLIEAVEDRDGAKL
- a CDS encoding DUF7521 family protein, with translation MIELLYAISTLVFVVAGLTMVGMAVRAYVQTSRQAMLHLSVGFSLAVAGAAATMISAFINDFEGVRSLLLVNSGLTTFGFLFVMYSLVTYE
- a CDS encoding archaellin/type IV pilin N-terminal domain-containing protein, with product MLETFKRDDDRGQVGIGTLIVFIAMVLVAAIAAGVLINTAGFLQSGAEETGQQSSDQVTNRLDVVSVIGENIDAANSEVDRAVITVKKAPGANNIDLSSTTLQFVHSSGSSDLTYQDQFDSGDTSALTLDGTQFGVVEVQDQGGDSLSTDGVVLNDPADRAQIVIDTSPSGVTDGFGEGDTATVRINTQSGGTTEVRLVVPQTLSGDSAVGL
- a CDS encoding RAD55 family ATPase, whose amino-acid sequence is MIQLTKTGIDGLDDILNGGIVKDSTTLISGNPGAGKSILCLQYIYNGVDMFDEKGIYLSFEENEADIREAAESIGFDKWPEYVDSGDIKVYDKQVLLRENDFSSSLEILLEDLEDDDYDRLVLDSLAMFQLFFDDEKEKRTYLLKLTDILKANGLTTLLTNEQGAVFPDTEIGLENYLTDGNIYLIQTPTDSGVSRYVWVAKMRKQNIETDIYPMEIDWGGIKVHQNASAFSMMSEEESPL